Proteins encoded together in one Lepisosteus oculatus isolate fLepOcu1 chromosome 2, fLepOcu1.hap2, whole genome shotgun sequence window:
- the ube3d gene encoding E3 ubiquitin-protein ligase E3D isoform X1, producing MDKTENQSGFFLELRTRLQSGLLVLSKDLAKDLSEVQLLCGPSSLEIKTPGCLVDLQLPAGVTIIQDSCREVPSAAGDGLHIRMQLHADQDTEAPPSLIESLKAQKSYCLVCQSCGEQVLMERVFNRVLPLPNGNWNALVDDWCCHPDPFAKKKLLPRKEDCLLGDTFILLSWERDNNGTLTQEPETLESDVSQSQKPKENVKVICKNCRAVLGEEISPDTLKLYITEVTVRQLSKETENANVKNRSLFLEHVIAARLVELSARQSTFRFSLQGPSGKSYVLLWLLNTDTLLISSAKTSVNGSAFISSEDNSSAQHKSQAASGAVKVLYLPCSQGKHQQVIDAWDKDIGVHPLTLPVKTCHDVMQLLSASNETLPFSMRTMNTFKVAFMRL from the exons CAAAGACCTTGCCAAAGACCTGTCAGAGGTACAACTGTTGTGTGGGCCGTCGTCTCTAGAAATAAAGACACCTGGATGCTTGGTGGATCTGCAGCTGCCAGCAGGGGTCACCATCATCCAGGATTCCTGCAGGGAAGTGCCAAGTGCAGCAGGAGATGGGCTTCACATAAGGATGCAGCTGCATGCTGATCAGGACACAG aAGCACCTCCAAGTTTGATTGAAAGTTTGAAAGCTCAGAAGAGTTATTGTCTTGTCTGCCAGTCCTGTGGGGAGCAGGTCCTAATGGAGAG GGTGTTCAACAGAGTGCTTCCCCTGCCCAATGGAAACTGGAATGCACTGGTGGACGACTGGTGTTGCCACCCTGATCCCTTCGCCAAGAAGAAGCTGCTGCCGAGGAAGGAGGACTGTTTGCTTGGTGACACCTTTATTCTGCTGAGCTGGGAGAGGGATAACAATGGGACATTAACTCAGGAGCCAGAAACACTGGAAAGTGACGTCAGCCAAAGCCAA AAACCCAAAGAAAATGTCAAAGTGATTTGTAAGAACTGTAGAGCCGTGCTTGGAGAGGAAATATCACCAG ATACTCTAAAGTTATATATAACAGAGGTGACTGTGAGACAGCTCTCTAAGGAAACTGAAAATGCCAACGTAAAAAACAG GTCCCTGTTTCTGGAACATGTTATAGCTGCCAGACTTGTGGAATTGTCTGCCAGGCAAAGTACATTTCGTTTCTCTCTCCAAGGACCCAGTGGAAAATCATATGTTTTG ctcTGGCTTTtaaacactgacacactgctcaTTTCTTCCGCAAAGACATCTGTCAACGGCAGTGCCTTTATTTCATCTGAAGACAATTCCTCAGCTCAACATAAATCACAGGCAGCCAGCGGTGCTGTTAAAGTTCTTTACCTTCCTTGCTCACAGGGCAAACACCAACA AGTTATAGATGCCTGGGATAAAGATATTGGTGTACATCCTTTAACCTTGCCTGTGAAGACCTGTCATGATGTGATGCAACTACTATCAGCCAGCAATGAAACTCTCCCATTTTCAATGCGCACAATGAATACCTTCAAG GTGGCATTTATGAGATTATGA
- the ube3d gene encoding E3 ubiquitin-protein ligase E3D isoform X2, which produces MDKTENQSGFFLELRTRLQSGLLVLSKDLAKDLSEVQLLCGPSSLEIKTPGCLVDLQLPAGVTIIQDSCREVPSAAGDGLHIRMQLHADQDTEAPPSLIESLKAQKSYCLVCQSCGEQVLMERVFNRVLPLPNGNWNALVDDWCCHPDPFAKKKLLPRKEDCLLGDTFILLSWERDNNGTLTQEPETLESDVSQSQKPKENVKVICKNCRAVLGEEISPASARSIPSKSSCPVEHPLSLQAGAQVTIEPLSPSWPGYASQQPAASRIQPAAWLIPRTGCLHSSLPSHGIPFTPSAVDSFSLSMSNCATLFTDQVVQSPTICPGC; this is translated from the exons CAAAGACCTTGCCAAAGACCTGTCAGAGGTACAACTGTTGTGTGGGCCGTCGTCTCTAGAAATAAAGACACCTGGATGCTTGGTGGATCTGCAGCTGCCAGCAGGGGTCACCATCATCCAGGATTCCTGCAGGGAAGTGCCAAGTGCAGCAGGAGATGGGCTTCACATAAGGATGCAGCTGCATGCTGATCAGGACACAG aAGCACCTCCAAGTTTGATTGAAAGTTTGAAAGCTCAGAAGAGTTATTGTCTTGTCTGCCAGTCCTGTGGGGAGCAGGTCCTAATGGAGAG GGTGTTCAACAGAGTGCTTCCCCTGCCCAATGGAAACTGGAATGCACTGGTGGACGACTGGTGTTGCCACCCTGATCCCTTCGCCAAGAAGAAGCTGCTGCCGAGGAAGGAGGACTGTTTGCTTGGTGACACCTTTATTCTGCTGAGCTGGGAGAGGGATAACAATGGGACATTAACTCAGGAGCCAGAAACACTGGAAAGTGACGTCAGCCAAAGCCAA AAACCCAAAGAAAATGTCAAAGTGATTTGTAAGAACTGTAGAGCCGTGCTTGGAGAGGAAATATCACCAG CATCCGCCCGATCCATCCCTAGCAAGAGTTCCTGCCCTGTGGAGCACCCTCTCTCCTTGCAGGCTGGAGCCCAGGTGACGATTGAACCTCTTTCTCCCAGCTGGCCAGGATACGCATcacagcagccagcagccagcAGGATACAGCCAGCAGCATGGCTAATTCCACGCACGGGCTGTCTTcacagttctcttccctctcatGGAATTCCTTTCACTCCAAGTGCTGTAGACTCTTTTAGCCTTTCCATGTCTAATTGTGCCACTCTTTTCACTGACCAGGTGGTTCAAAGCCCCACCATTTGCCCAGGGTGTTGA